In the Desulfurellaceae bacterium genome, CCAAGGAGCTGGGCGATCTGCCGCTGCTGTACAACGGCCAGCTGCTGCCGGTCCAGGAAATCCAGAAGTTCGGCTTCAGGCTGACGATTTACTCGGCCACGCTGATGGCGGCCTATATTCGGATGCGGGACGCCATGCAGGAACTCAAGACCACCGGCCGGATCGCCACCGATGCGGGTTGGGGCTGTTTTGAGGAAATGACCAATTTGCTGGGCGTGCCCGAGGCCATGGAGATTGGCAAGAAGTACGAAGGAGATGCTGAATGATGAACGGCGGACAAGGGCTCTTCACCGTTCAGCGTCGTGCACGGCGGCCTTAGCCCACGCGCTGAAAGCCGAACATCGACAGCCGCCGCCACGGCTTGCCGGCCGGCTTCACGTCGGACACGGCTCTTCTGAGGGTGTCGCTAAAGTTCTCTAACTCGGCCTGCTTCTCGGCCTCAAAGGCTTCCAGCTCTCGGCGTCGCTTGTCCCGAAAGGCCTCAAAAGCCGCGTTCCACTGAGCGTGGAAGGCGTCGAGGGCGTTGGCCACGTTTTTGTACATGGTTGAGGTGACGGTCAGGCTGGCCGTGCAGTAAGGGTTGGGGCAGTTCAGCACGGTGCCGATCCGAAAGCGGGCAAAGGCCAGCGCATATTCCTGCTCGCACTTGTAGCAGCTCAGCGGCACCTCCCAGTCGTCAACTTCTGGAATGGCCAGGGTTGAAACCTCGACGGCTGCGGCCGGGGCGGGAGCCGGGGCTGCGGGTGGCGGAGCTGCGACCGGGGCGGGCTCAGCCGCCGGAGCGGGTTCGGCCGTAGGTTCGGTGGCGTCGCCGCCCTTGAAGCGGGACGGAAAGTCGTCTCCAAAGGTTTCTTCCGGGTGCAGCTCTTTAGCCCGGGCGATCAGGACGGATTCGGTTTCCGGGATGTCTGGATTGGGGACGCAGCAATCGACCGGACACACTGCGGCACAGGCTTCCTGGTCAAAAAAGCCGACGCACTCGGTGCACTTTTGGGGCACGATGTAGAAGATGTCGTTTGAGATGGCCTCGCTGCTCACCCCGTTCAGATCCCACTCGACCCCACCCTGGTAAATGGCGGTGTTGGGGCATTCCGGCTCGCAGGCTCCGCAGTTAATGCAGTCGCTAGTGATTATGGTTGCCATAGCGGTGTTCTCCCTCTCAGGACTCTAGTCTTGGCTAGCCTTCCCGGGCCGCGCTGTCAATGTCCCCGGCCTGCGTTGTCCGTCGCCACCGGCTGGCTTGCAAAGGGTTCGGCCAGCCGGGATAATGCTTGCCAGCTATGAACTCCGCCGTTTCCGCACGTCTGGTGAATGGGCCGTTTGGCGACCCCGGCCTGTATATCCGCCTGCCCTGGCAGGGCCGGGCGGTGGTGTGTGACCTGGGTCACAATGACGCCCTGTCGATCACCGACATGCTGCGCCTGAGCCACGTGTTTGTCTCCCACTGCCACATGGATCACTTCATCGGCTTTGACCGTCTGCTGCGGGTGTTCTTATCCCAGTCCAAGACCCTCCGGCTGTTTGGACCACCGGGCCTGCTGGCCTGCGTGGCCGGGAAACTACAGGGCTATACCTGGAACCTGGTGGACGGCTACGGCTTTGCCCTGGAAGTGACCGAGGTCGGACGCCAGACCATGCAACGGGCGCGTTTTGAGGCTGCGGCCGGGTTCAGGC is a window encoding:
- a CDS encoding 4Fe-4S dicluster domain-containing protein, translated to MATIITSDCINCGACEPECPNTAIYQGGVEWDLNGVSSEAISNDIFYIVPQKCTECVGFFDQEACAAVCPVDCCVPNPDIPETESVLIARAKELHPEETFGDDFPSRFKGGDATEPTAEPAPAAEPAPVAAPPPAAPAPAPAAAVEVSTLAIPEVDDWEVPLSCYKCEQEYALAFARFRIGTVLNCPNPYCTASLTVTSTMYKNVANALDAFHAQWNAAFEAFRDKRRRELEAFEAEKQAELENFSDTLRRAVSDVKPAGKPWRRLSMFGFQRVG